A single window of Methanoculleus sp. SDB DNA harbors:
- a CDS encoding phage tail protein, whose product MTPDLRQNPLMSFRFRVEIDGIISAYASEISGLSRETETEPYEEGGVNDGIHQLPKRTKYQNITLKRGITDRDELWKWHQDVIEGRFKRRNGAIILMDGEGGEKWRWNFIQAYPVKWTGPDLRAESNTVAFESVELAHHGITKG is encoded by the coding sequence ATGACACCGGATTTGAGGCAGAATCCCCTGATGTCCTTCCGTTTTCGGGTGGAGATTGATGGGATTATCTCTGCCTATGCATCAGAAATCAGCGGGCTTTCAAGAGAGACAGAAACCGAACCATATGAAGAAGGCGGTGTAAATGACGGTATCCATCAATTGCCGAAACGGACAAAATATCAGAATATCACCCTCAAGCGGGGTATTACTGACCGCGACGAACTCTGGAAATGGCATCAGGACGTTATCGAGGGGAGGTTCAAACGGCGGAATGGCGCTATTATCCTCATGGATGGAGAAGGAGGAGAAAAATGGCGCTGGAATTTTATTCAGGCCTATCCGGTAAAATGGACCGGCCCCGATCTCCGGGCGGAGAGTAATACCGTTGCCTTTGAATCAGTTGAACTTGCCCATCACGGTATTACGAAGGGATAA
- a CDS encoding peptidoglycan-binding protein: MGLKKGFIRVLEGARASEEIEVLYYPAEYSTEKSNVFSEVSIPGLESPYIQFLKGNAVTLSLEIFYDTYEKGIDVRIATDHLTTLMNLDPHLHAPPPLLFLWGLRAQEPFFCILEQVTRRFTMFLPSGIPVRARLSVRLREFKRGPSPTERALQSRDRTKVYRVKQGDTLWLIAHREYGDASRWNTIAKWNMITDPRFLAPGRELILRPLE; the protein is encoded by the coding sequence ATGGGATTAAAAAAAGGGTTCATCCGGGTGCTCGAGGGGGCCAGGGCATCAGAAGAGATTGAGGTTCTGTATTATCCTGCTGAATACAGCACTGAGAAAAGCAATGTCTTCTCTGAAGTCAGTATTCCCGGACTTGAATCGCCGTATATACAGTTTCTGAAGGGGAATGCAGTTACCTTATCCCTTGAAATTTTCTATGACACCTATGAAAAGGGCATCGATGTGCGGATTGCAACCGATCATCTCACGACGCTGATGAACCTTGATCCTCACCTCCACGCACCTCCACCACTGCTCTTCCTCTGGGGCCTCCGTGCCCAGGAGCCGTTCTTCTGTATTCTCGAACAGGTGACGAGACGATTCACGATGTTCCTTCCCAGCGGGATCCCGGTCAGGGCACGGCTCTCTGTCAGGCTGCGTGAATTCAAGAGAGGGCCAAGTCCCACCGAGCGAGCCCTGCAATCCAGGGATAGGACGAAGGTGTACCGCGTGAAGCAAGGGGACACCCTCTGGCTTATAGCACATCGTGAATATGGCGATGCTTCTCGCTGGAACACGATTGCCAAATGGAATATGATTACGGATCCGAGGTTCCTCGCACCCGGCCGGGAGTTGATCCTCCGGCCACTGGAGTAA
- a CDS encoding baseplate protein, with the protein MVTGKEFLGTGWKFPIKTDSSGHIALSTGEEDISEAIRIILLTSPGERVMRPDFGCGIRDYIFASMNAKTLALIETSVREALIKYEPRIEVLDVKADATDAALGKLLIGLIYRVRATNTVFNRVYPFYLTEG; encoded by the coding sequence ATGGTCACAGGGAAGGAATTTCTGGGAACAGGGTGGAAATTTCCGATTAAGACTGATAGCAGCGGCCATATTGCCCTATCGACGGGTGAAGAGGACATTTCCGAAGCGATACGAATTATTCTTCTCACGTCTCCCGGTGAGCGAGTGATGCGTCCCGATTTCGGGTGCGGAATTCGTGATTATATCTTCGCTTCGATGAATGCGAAAACTCTCGCGCTCATCGAAACTTCGGTCCGGGAGGCTCTGATCAAATATGAGCCCCGTATTGAAGTACTCGACGTCAAGGCCGATGCAACCGACGCGGCGCTGGGAAAGCTGCTTATTGGACTTATCTACCGGGTCAGGGCGACGAATACGGTTTTTAACCGGGTCTATCCGTTCTACCTAACAGAGGGATGA